Proteins co-encoded in one Stomoxys calcitrans chromosome 5, idStoCalc2.1, whole genome shotgun sequence genomic window:
- the LOC106090145 gene encoding endoplasmic reticulum metallopeptidase 1, with protein sequence MKLHSFDVNPDPKGDAAESKKINWYWAPVFCAFWFLLFYVTVIPSFFSYPETLRIRDEKAHPDEFIGERAQMQLLGLSSIGVKLTGTVENEVHALRFLLNEIEKIKSASRQDLYDLEVDVQHSSGDFMLWGMATSYHNVTNIIVKLSPKNTSSESYLLVNSHYDSEVGSPAAADAGVMIVVMLEVLRVISISEKELKNPIVFLLNGAEESNLLAAHGFITQHKWAPNCKALINLDSTGSGGKEVLFQTGPDHPWLIKYYIKSAPHPFATTLAEELFQNNFVPSDTDFRIFRDHRGVPGLDMAHALNGYIYHTKYDNFQNLERGTYQTTGDNVLALTWALANAEELTNPEEHAEGHVVFYDFLGWFMVAYTETTGIIINSIVCCCAIIFIFLSVFLMSGTDEKDEAKPVYMQFFLIFGFQLLTVAVAVGLTILIAIIVEALSMTQSWYTQTWMIFGLYYCPMFFVLALGPGLYIHWRKNKNTMGLNNTIACFMHAHCLLLAVICLTMTGLGIRSSFCVMIAVFFYTVSVILNMAVDKFAKKDYYFVIHSLCQVMPFWFYTYLSFLFLTFFIPMQGRDGPTSRPELLLSIFSILCILHFGGFILPLLNKFRKSKTISSIFAVICVVFIIIAATPAGFPYTKDVTPQRYYVLHTERIIRDYAGLVVKNDTGFYIQPVDTRPYSLDDTTLKDALPQSWTDEQCASETFCGLPLYNTRWMDWKNSMKWVPASRPNFVIATDLKLTSKTYINDTHVNYSFSLRSADRAVIYIDPHNKNKIVDWSFNRVMLDEGDKPPYFAYHVYSMDDTPFQFWIQVERESATQEGPSFRLGVGAHFLYHSHTYTQEYKNFLSSFPDWVYPTKWVASFESWHF encoded by the exons ATGAAGTTACATAGTTTCGATGTTAACCCAGATCCGAAGGGAGATGCGGCCGAATCGAAAAAGATTAACTGGTATTGGGCACCTGTATTCTGTGCCTTTTGGTTCTTGCTCTTCTATGTTACTGTAATACCAAGTTTCTTTTCGTACCCGGAGACCCTACGCATACGCGATGAAAAAGCTCATCCTGATGAATTTATAGGCGAGAGAGCTCAAATGCAACTATTGGGTTTGTCATCCATTGGCGTTAAGCTTACGGGCACTGTGGAGAATGAAGTCCATGCACTTCGGTTTTTGCTAAACGAAATTGAAAAGATTAAATCAGCGTCACGCCAAGATCTGTACGACTTAGAGGTCGATGTACAGCATTCGTCGGGGGATTTTATGCTTTGGGGCATGGCCACTTCCTATCACAATGTCACCAACATTATTGTCAAGTTGTCGCCCAAGAACACGAGTAGTGAGTCGTATTTATTGGTGAATTCCCACTATGATTCAGAAGTGGGCTCTCCCGCTGCTGCAGATGCGGGTGTCATGATTGTTGTTATGTTGGAGGTTTTGCGAGTAATTTCTATTTCGGAAAAGGAATTAAAGAATCCCATTGTCTTTCTGTTGAATGGTGCGGAGGAAAGTAATCTTCTGGCAGCTCACGGATTTATTACGCAACACAAATGGGCACCCAATTGCAA GGCGTTAATAAATTTGGACTCAACAGGTTCCGGTGGAAAGGAAGTTCTTTTTCAAACTGGACCCGATCATCCTTGGCTGATCAAG TACTACATAAAATCTGCTCCACATCCTTTTGCCACCACCTTGGCCGAAGAgttgtttcaaaataatttcGTGCCATCCGATACGGATTTTCGCATCTTTCGCGATCATCGTGGTGTTCCCGGTTTGGACATGGCTCATGCGTTGAACGGTTACATTTATCACACTAAATACGATAATTTCCAGAATTTGGAGAGAGGAACCTATCAGACGACTGGAGACAATGTTTTGGCTCTAACCTGGGCCCTAGCAAACGCCGAGGAACTAACCAATCCAGAG GAACATGCTGAAGGACATGTGGTCTTCTACGATTTCCTGGGTTGGTTCATGGTGGCATATACGGAGACGACAGGAATAATTATCAACTCAATTGTGTGCTGTTGCGCCATTATCTTCATATTTCTGTCGGTATTCCTAATGTCTGGAACGGATGAAAAAGATGAAGCCAAACCGGTTTACATGCAATTCTTTCTTATTTTCGGCTTCCAATTACTCACAGTGGCAGTGGCTGTGGGCTTGACGATATTGATAGCTATCATTGTCGAAGCTCTGAGCATGACGCAATCTTGGTACACCCAGACATGGATGATATTCGGTCTCtattattgtccaatgttttttgttttggctttaGGGCCAGGATTATACATACATTGGAGGAAAAATAAG AATACAATGGGACTGAATAATACCATCGCCTGCTTCATGCATGCTCACTGTCTTCTGCTTGCCGTTATTTGCCTAACAATGACTGGACTTGGGATACGTTCATCCTTTTGTGTTATGATAGCAGTCTTTTTCTATACGGTTTCCGTAATTCTGAATATGGCTGTTGACAAATTCGCAAAAA AGGATTATTATTTTGTCATCCATTCGCTGTGCCAAGTGATGCCATTTTGGTTTTATACCTATTTGTCCTTTTTGTTCTTGACCTTCTTCATACCAATGCAAGGCCGTGATGGTCCCACTAGCAGACCTGAGCTGCTACTCTCAATATTTTCGATTTTATGCATTCTACACTTTGGCGGTTTCATt TTACCGCTTTTGAACAAATTTCGCAAATCGAAGACAATTTCTTCTATATTCGCAGTtatatgtgtggtgttcattataATTGCGGCCACACCTGCTGGCTTTCCATACACCAAGGATGTGACTCCCCAAAGATATTACGTCTTG CACACAGAACGCATAATTCGCGACTATGCGGGATTGGTGGTTAAAAATGACACTGGCTTTTATATTCAGCCGGTAGACACTAGGCCTTATAGTTTAGATGACACTACATTGAAAGACGCCTTGCCGCAGTCTTGGACAGATGAGCAATGCGCCTCAGAAACATTTTGTGGGTTACCTTTGTACAACACGCGATGGATGGATTGGAA AAACTCAATGAAATGGGTACCAgcttcccggccgaactttgtaatTGCCACAGATTTAAAATTAACCTCCAAGACCTATATCAATGATACTCATGTAAACTATTCATTCAGCCTGAGGTCTGCAGACAGAGCGGTCATATACATCGATCcacataataaaaataaaattgtcgaCTGGTCCTTTAATAGGGTCATGTTGGACGAAGGCGATAAGCCGCCTTATTTTGCTTACCATGTCTACTCCATGGACGATACGCCATTCCAATTTTGGATACAAGTGGAG AGAGAATCTGCTACTCAAGAAGGACCCTCTTTCCGTTTGGGTGTGGGGGCCCACTTCCTATATCACTCCCATACGTACACACAggaatataaaaactttttatcgTCATTTCCGGATTGGGTGTATCCAACGAAATGGGTTGCATCCTTTGAAAGTTGGCATTTCTGA